CGACGATGTTGCCGACGACGGGGGCAAGAACGCCGGTCCCCGGGGAGAGCTCGGAGCAGCCGTCAAAACCATCGCGCAGGGAGGGCCGGGGGCGGGCTCAAGCGGTGGTCGCAACACCAAGTGTTTTCATTCGTGACAGCAGCTCGTCAAGCGCTTCTGCTGGAGTTTTCCATCCTAGCGTCTTTCTCGGTCGGGAATTGAGCGCTGCGGCCACGGCGGCGATCTCGTCAGCATCGTAGACGCTCAGATCGGTACCTTTCGGGAAGTACTGCCGCAGCAGGCCATTCGTGTTCTCGTTCGTGCCACGTTGCCAGGGGCTTCTTGGATCGCAGAAGTAGATCTGAAGGTCTGTATCGATCTTGAGGTCACTGTGTTGAGCCATTTCGGTCCCCTGATCCCAGGTTAGCGAGCGGCGGAGTTCTTTGGGCAAGGTGACGATGGTGCGCGTGATCGCATCGCGTACCGCTTCAGCTCCGTGTCCGGAGAGCGCAGGCCCATCCTTCGTACGTGGGCCATCGTCAAACCCCGGCAGCCGTGGAAGGTGCAGGAGCATTGTAAACCGCGTGCTGCGTTCGACCAGCGTGCCGATTGCCGAGCTGGCGGAGCCGACGATCAGATCTCCTTCCCAATGTCCCGGCACAGCTCGATCCGCGACTTCGGCCGGACGCTCACTGATCATGATCTCTGGCGATATGAAGCCTTTGCTGCGCTTCCGCGTACGCGCTCGGGGCACGCGCAGCGCACGTCCCGTTCGCAAACAGGACGACAACTCGCGTTTCAGCGCTCCTCGGCCCTGAACAAAAAGCGCCTGGTAAATGGCTTCGTGGCTGATGCGCATCGCCTCGTCATCCGGGAAGTCGATCGGTAAGCGCCGGGCAATCTGCTCGGGACTCCACGCTTTCGTCCACCCCTGATCCTGGCTAGAGCCCGCACGACCGGCCTTCCGCCGAACGCCGCCTGGAGGTGCGACAAACCCTGCAAGCCGCTCTTCAACATAAGCGCGCAAGGCGGCGTTGCTTGCAAGCTTGCTCGGCTTAGGACGCCGGGCCGATCGATCTGCATGCCACTGGGCGGCCGTCGCCCGATAGGCCATCTTGCCGCCGTGCGTGGCCGCATTGCGATCGAGTTCACGGGAGATGGTCGAGGGAGATCGATTGAGACGCCGCGCTATCTCTCGTACAGAATGGCGCTGCGCATTCAGCAGCGCAATCTCTTCGCGCTCAGAAAAAGAGAGGTGCCGTCCGGAGAGCGGCTTCGCTGAAGGTCGGAACATTGCCGGTGCCACGCCGCCCGCTTTTCGAAATAATCGGGGGCCGACAGCATCCGATAATCCAGCAGCCAGCGCAGCATTCTCGCTGTTCAACCCAGCGGCAATCCCACGCCAAAATTTCTGCTGTTCCGCACGCCCCGCAACTGGTGGGCGCCCCAATGATCCCAGCTTGCCCCGCGTTGACCGTTTCTTTCGAATGCCCATCGCAACCTCCTCATCGAGTGTTGCGACGACCAATTGAATCCGCCGGGTGTGTTCGGCCAGACCTGTGGTGACTGCCGCCTGCTTTTTTCTGCAGGCGGGCCACGGGCGCGGCCAGCGCCCGGCCTTCCCTGCGCCCTCTGTTCAAGAGGGTGGATGATCGGCAAAGCTCGGACGCGCGATGCGCCGCGAGGCCGTGAAGGTGTGTCGCGAGTGAAGCAGAAGGCGTGCGGAATGGACGCTGTCCACATACACTGCAAGACGGCATCAAGCGCCGGCCAATGGCGCCTCCGGCAGACCGCTGCGGGGTGTCGTCATTCCGGGGCGGCTCGCAGAGCCGAACCCGGAATGACGACTCATCCAGATTTTCCCGTCGCTTACTTCCCCGTCGGCGCGTCCTGCCGCCAGGCGCTGCCCGCGATCTTCGCCGCCGCAATCACCGCCTGCGTCCGGCTCTCGACACCGAGCTTCTGCAGGATG
This region of Bradyrhizobium sp. SZCCHNS1050 genomic DNA includes:
- a CDS encoding IS30 family transposase codes for the protein MGIRKKRSTRGKLGSLGRPPVAGRAEQQKFWRGIAAGLNSENAALAAGLSDAVGPRLFRKAGGVAPAMFRPSAKPLSGRHLSFSEREEIALLNAQRHSVREIARRLNRSPSTISRELDRNAATHGGKMAYRATAAQWHADRSARRPKPSKLASNAALRAYVEERLAGFVAPPGGVRRKAGRAGSSQDQGWTKAWSPEQIARRLPIDFPDDEAMRISHEAIYQALFVQGRGALKRELSSCLRTGRALRVPRARTRKRSKGFISPEIMISERPAEVADRAVPGHWEGDLIVGSASSAIGTLVERSTRFTMLLHLPRLPGFDDGPRTKDGPALSGHGAEAVRDAITRTIVTLPKELRRSLTWDQGTEMAQHSDLKIDTDLQIYFCDPRSPWQRGTNENTNGLLRQYFPKGTDLSVYDADEIAAVAAALNSRPRKTLGWKTPAEALDELLSRMKTLGVATTA